In one Sphingomonas sanguinis genomic region, the following are encoded:
- a CDS encoding MFS transporter yields MRVRNLRWWIVALICAGTIANYLARNSLGVLAPELKSALHMSTQQYSYVVGAFQLAYTIMQPVAGAFIDRFGLRAGFALFGLAWSAANMMHALAIGWVSLAIYRGILGLFESAAIPSGIKAVAEWFPARERSVAVGWFNAGTSLGALIAPPVVVAVALWADWRTAFLVTGGVGIFWAAAWYVFYRSPDDHPAITPEEKAMIAVEKPKGPVQRAKAKDILRTSRFWVIAVPRFLAEPAWQTFSFWIPLYLASERGMDLKQIALFAWLPFLAADVGGILGGYLSPWLMKRGVTLIPSRVAGVALGAVLMIAPGCIGLAASPYTAIALFCIGGFAHQMISGLINTLSADVFAPAEVGTANGFIGQAGWIGGLLFSLLIGQLADTVGYAPLFAVLAVFDLIGAAVLIIFIRRLTPFATNPVTQEPGQ; encoded by the coding sequence TTGCGGGTACGCAATCTGCGCTGGTGGATCGTTGCGCTGATCTGCGCGGGGACGATCGCCAATTATCTGGCGCGCAACAGCCTGGGCGTCCTCGCGCCCGAGCTGAAGTCCGCGCTGCACATGTCGACGCAGCAGTACAGCTATGTCGTTGGTGCGTTCCAGCTTGCCTATACGATCATGCAGCCGGTGGCGGGGGCGTTCATCGACCGCTTCGGCCTGCGCGCCGGGTTCGCATTGTTCGGCCTCGCCTGGTCGGCGGCGAACATGATGCATGCGCTCGCGATCGGCTGGGTCAGCCTGGCCATCTATCGCGGCATATTGGGCCTGTTCGAGTCCGCCGCCATCCCCTCGGGCATCAAGGCGGTGGCCGAGTGGTTCCCGGCGCGAGAACGCTCGGTGGCGGTCGGCTGGTTCAACGCGGGCACGTCGCTCGGCGCACTGATCGCGCCGCCCGTAGTGGTGGCCGTCGCGCTCTGGGCCGACTGGCGCACCGCATTTCTTGTCACCGGCGGGGTCGGCATCTTCTGGGCGGCCGCCTGGTACGTCTTCTATCGCTCGCCCGACGATCACCCCGCGATCACGCCCGAGGAAAAGGCGATGATCGCGGTCGAAAAGCCCAAGGGGCCGGTCCAGCGCGCCAAGGCGAAGGACATTCTACGCACCTCGCGCTTCTGGGTGATCGCGGTGCCGCGTTTCCTGGCCGAACCGGCCTGGCAGACCTTCAGCTTCTGGATCCCGCTCTACCTCGCCAGCGAGCGCGGCATGGACCTGAAGCAGATCGCATTGTTCGCCTGGCTGCCCTTCCTGGCGGCGGATGTCGGCGGCATCCTGGGCGGCTATCTGTCGCCCTGGCTGATGAAGCGTGGCGTCACGCTGATCCCGTCGCGCGTGGCGGGCGTGGCGCTGGGCGCGGTGCTGATGATCGCGCCGGGGTGTATCGGGCTGGCCGCCAGCCCCTATACCGCGATCGCCCTGTTCTGCATCGGCGGCTTTGCGCATCAGATGATCTCCGGCCTGATCAACACCCTGTCCGCCGATGTGTTCGCGCCCGCAGAAGTCGGCACCGCCAATGGCTTTATCGGCCAAGCAGGCTGGATCGGCGGGCTGCTCTTCTCGCTGCTGATCGGGCAATTGGCCGATACGGTCGGCTATGCCCCGCTCTTTGCCGTGCTCGCGGTCTTCGACCTGATCGGGGCGGCGGTGCTCATCATCTTCATCCGGCGGCTGACGCCGTTCGCCACCAACCCCGTGACTCAGGAGCCCGGCCAATGA
- a CDS encoding glycoside hydrolase family 31 protein, with the protein MRRATLSQPPRFAVTGRSRGFLTLTADTGAVAHLFVLEEDLMRLLLLAEGRVTSPPSWAIAPGAEDIAEPGRDRMDVSGFACPDFTCEEADGTLIVATERLRVTLTLVGLHGRWEQRAGEGWHVITQDRPTQAYDFGWWDGRAHHYAARTPGERFFGLGDRTGDTDRAGRRFRLTNVDPMGFDAETSDPLYKSIPYLLVADAEGRCHGEFYDTVADVTFDLGQELDNYHGLYRHVVADAGDVDRWILAGPDPLAVTRRFTWLTGRPALMPRWSLGYSGSTMTYTDAPDAAAQMAGFLALCERHDLGCTSFHLSSGYTSIGDKRYVFHWNRDKFPDPAAFVASYAEAGVRLVPNIKPALLRSHPRYDEVAAAGLFVADTDGQPVEAQFWDEVGSYIDMTRPQAAAWWRDQVTSALLDHGMEATWNDNNEYELWDARAMVDGFGQPRPASEMRPVQPILMTRASRQAQVAARPDTRPYVVTRSGMAGLHRYAQTWSGDNRTAWKTIRYNARQSIGLALSGVSNSGHDVGGFSGPAPSPELLIRWVQAGVLMPRFSIHSWNDDRTVNEPWMYPEVLPAMHRLMALRQTLIPFFYDLLHRYHADYEPMIRPLWADFPQDPASWGERDEHMLGPDALAAPVMDEGAERRSVQLPSGVEWVHVWTGERFAGGEAADVAAPLDSPPPLFARGGSAMLVDLARGGWRPEPYRRGLWLFPPSTGAVRWTGMDDSGDGHGPVTSWHLTGQADAERVVVTLSRDGEGEGGMTLLLPPGDDRILIVEGADTMPVEQDGRRGLHLTV; encoded by the coding sequence ATGAGGCGCGCCACCCTTTCCCAGCCGCCCCGCTTCGCCGTCACCGGCCGTTCGCGCGGATTTCTTACCCTGACCGCCGATACCGGTGCGGTCGCGCATCTCTTCGTGCTGGAGGAGGACCTGATGCGCCTCTTGCTGCTGGCCGAGGGGCGCGTGACCAGCCCGCCAAGCTGGGCCATCGCGCCGGGGGCCGAGGATATCGCCGAGCCGGGGCGCGACCGGATGGACGTGTCCGGCTTCGCCTGCCCCGACTTCACTTGCGAGGAAGCGGACGGCACCCTGATCGTCGCGACCGAGCGGCTTCGTGTCACCCTGACCCTCGTTGGTCTGCACGGACGCTGGGAACAGCGGGCGGGCGAGGGCTGGCACGTCATCACGCAGGACCGCCCGACCCAGGCCTATGACTTTGGCTGGTGGGACGGCCGTGCGCATCATTATGCCGCGCGGACGCCGGGCGAGCGCTTCTTCGGGCTGGGCGACCGCACCGGCGACACCGACCGGGCCGGGCGGCGCTTCCGGCTGACCAATGTCGATCCGATGGGCTTCGATGCCGAGACCAGCGATCCGCTCTACAAGTCGATCCCCTATCTGCTGGTCGCCGATGCCGAGGGGCGGTGCCATGGCGAGTTTTACGACACCGTCGCCGACGTCACCTTCGACCTGGGGCAGGAACTCGACAATTATCACGGCCTGTACCGTCATGTCGTGGCGGACGCAGGCGACGTCGATCGCTGGATCCTCGCCGGGCCGGACCCGCTGGCGGTGACGCGGCGCTTTACCTGGCTGACCGGCCGCCCGGCGCTGATGCCGCGCTGGTCATTGGGTTATTCGGGGTCGACCATGACCTATACCGATGCGCCCGATGCGGCGGCGCAGATGGCGGGATTTCTGGCGCTGTGCGAGCGGCACGATCTGGGCTGCACCTCCTTCCACCTGTCGTCGGGCTACACCTCGATCGGCGACAAGCGGTACGTCTTCCACTGGAACCGCGACAAATTCCCCGATCCCGCCGCCTTCGTCGCTTCCTATGCCGAGGCGGGTGTCCGGCTGGTCCCCAATATCAAGCCCGCCCTGCTGCGCAGCCACCCGCGTTATGACGAGGTGGCGGCCGCCGGACTGTTCGTCGCAGACACGGACGGTCAGCCGGTCGAGGCGCAATTCTGGGACGAGGTCGGCAGCTATATCGACATGACCAGGCCACAGGCGGCGGCGTGGTGGCGCGATCAGGTGACGTCGGCGCTGCTCGACCATGGCATGGAGGCGACGTGGAACGACAACAACGAATATGAGCTGTGGGACGCCCGTGCGATGGTCGACGGCTTCGGTCAGCCCCGCCCGGCGTCGGAGATGCGCCCGGTCCAGCCGATCCTGATGACCCGCGCCTCGCGTCAGGCGCAGGTCGCCGCGCGGCCCGATACCCGGCCCTATGTCGTCACCCGCTCGGGCATGGCGGGGCTGCATCGCTATGCGCAGACCTGGTCGGGGGATAACCGGACCGCGTGGAAGACGATCCGCTACAATGCGCGCCAGTCGATCGGCCTCGCCCTGTCGGGCGTGTCGAACAGCGGGCATGACGTGGGCGGCTTTTCCGGCCCCGCGCCGTCGCCCGAGCTGCTGATCCGCTGGGTGCAGGCGGGGGTGCTGATGCCCCGGTTCAGCATCCATAGCTGGAATGACGATCGCACGGTCAACGAGCCCTGGATGTATCCGGAGGTGCTGCCCGCGATGCACCGCCTGATGGCGTTGCGGCAGACGCTGATCCCGTTCTTCTACGACCTGCTGCATCGCTATCACGCCGATTACGAGCCGATGATCCGCCCGCTCTGGGCGGACTTCCCGCAGGACCCGGCAAGCTGGGGCGAACGCGACGAGCATATGCTGGGACCGGACGCCCTTGCCGCACCGGTGATGGACGAAGGGGCGGAGCGCCGTTCGGTACAGCTGCCAAGCGGAGTGGAATGGGTCCATGTCTGGACCGGCGAGCGTTTTGCCGGTGGGGAGGCTGCGGATGTCGCGGCACCGCTCGATAGCCCGCCGCCGTTGTTCGCGCGGGGCGGGTCGGCGATGCTGGTCGATCTCGCCCGGGGCGGCTGGCGACCCGAACCCTATCGCCGTGGGCTGTGGCTCTTCCCGCCCTCGACCGGGGCCGTCCGCTGGACCGGCATGGACGATAGCGGCGACGGCCATGGCCCGGTCACGAGCTGGCATCTGACCGGCCAAGCCGATGCGGAGCGGGTCGTCGTGACCCTGTCGCGCGACGGGGAAGGGGAGGGTGGCATGACCCTGCTGCTGCCGCCGGGTGACGATCGGATTCTGATCGTCGAGGGCGCGGATACTATGCCGGTCGAACAGGACGGACGGCGTGGCCTTCACCTGACCGTTTGA
- a CDS encoding TonB-dependent receptor — MLRSTVALTAMIVWLSAASQVSAQQAAPSPSDEAQLTQEAQGQPGGPTSNVAPDPVSAGDIIVTANKRAENVQRVPLAVSVVAPAQLAAAGVRNFTDIGKVSSSLVVRPAEQPQNSNISLRGVGTFAFGIGVESSVAVLVDEVPLAFQARAFTDLPDVERIEVLRGPQSTLYGKSASAGLVNLITRNPTSELRIRANAVATTDREQGVNFSVSGPINDQLGYVVSAAYNNWDGNIRNLFNGKRVNGRETLNLRGKLRWEPTDTAALVISGNYVNGNTTVGRPFLAFGPNARLRGTAGLTPSVVLPGVVVGPDNQTISNNYDSRTRYEGGGGYIRGEFGIGSLNLVTISSYDRFHLNDYLDHDDTSAPGNLGNNTQIGVFNSEQVTEEVRLQSDADKPFRYTVGLYGANVKFNRPFQRGPYFSLANWYATSQSRQVAAFAQIDWTIVPDLTFTGGGRVQNERVSYTFRDNLAGTAFAGHASDTAGTYRGTLRYDFSPTINGFVTYATGYKGQTYDLTTGFNRNRALAGPIRPERSRDKELGIRSQFLDRRLTANVTLFDTNYRDLQAQTIETLADGTSNYRLTNVGKLNTKGVEFEGSMRFSDSFNLGGAVTYLDAKYTEFGVAQCYPLQTAAQGCTGSPASQNLTDTTAIQAPKWKFNANLDYSPRLTATTRGVAQVNWQYQSSLYFQARDPQTFQPAFSIVNVGLGVREEDRRWELVAFVNNLFDKQYYGSLVNTAGNFGNNIATQAVLPRDFRRYAGMRLGLNF; from the coding sequence ATGCTGCGTTCCACCGTGGCCCTGACGGCGATGATCGTATGGCTTTCCGCGGCAAGTCAGGTTTCGGCCCAGCAGGCCGCACCGTCGCCAAGCGACGAAGCGCAACTGACCCAGGAGGCGCAGGGACAGCCCGGCGGCCCCACCTCCAACGTCGCGCCCGACCCGGTCAGCGCCGGCGACATCATCGTCACCGCCAACAAGCGCGCCGAGAATGTCCAGCGCGTGCCGCTCGCCGTGTCGGTGGTCGCCCCGGCCCAGCTGGCGGCTGCGGGTGTCCGCAACTTCACCGATATCGGCAAGGTCTCGTCCTCGCTGGTCGTCCGCCCGGCCGAACAGCCGCAGAATTCCAACATCTCGCTGCGTGGCGTCGGCACCTTCGCCTTTGGCATCGGCGTGGAGTCGAGCGTCGCGGTGCTGGTCGACGAAGTGCCGCTGGCCTTCCAGGCGCGTGCCTTCACCGACCTGCCCGATGTCGAGCGGATCGAGGTGCTGCGCGGCCCCCAGAGCACGCTGTACGGCAAGTCGGCCTCGGCCGGTCTGGTCAACCTGATCACCCGCAACCCTACCTCGGAGCTGCGTATCCGCGCCAATGCGGTCGCGACAACCGATCGCGAGCAGGGCGTCAATTTCAGCGTGTCCGGCCCGATCAACGACCAGCTCGGCTATGTCGTGTCGGCCGCCTATAACAATTGGGACGGCAATATCCGCAACCTGTTCAACGGGAAGCGGGTCAATGGCCGCGAGACGCTGAACCTGCGTGGCAAGCTGCGCTGGGAGCCGACCGATACGGCCGCGCTCGTCATCTCGGGCAATTACGTCAACGGCAACACCACGGTCGGTCGCCCCTTCCTGGCGTTCGGGCCAAACGCCCGGCTGCGCGGCACCGCCGGGCTGACCCCGTCGGTCGTGCTGCCCGGCGTGGTCGTCGGGCCGGACAACCAGACGATCAGCAACAATTACGACTCGCGCACCCGGTACGAGGGCGGCGGCGGCTATATCCGTGGGGAGTTCGGCATCGGTTCGCTGAACCTCGTCACGATCAGCTCCTATGACCGTTTCCACCTGAACGATTATCTCGACCATGACGACACCTCGGCGCCCGGCAATCTCGGCAACAACACCCAGATCGGTGTGTTCAATTCCGAGCAGGTGACCGAGGAGGTCCGGCTGCAATCCGATGCCGACAAGCCGTTCCGCTATACGGTCGGGCTGTACGGCGCGAATGTGAAGTTCAACCGCCCGTTCCAGCGCGGGCCGTATTTCTCGCTCGCCAACTGGTACGCCACCTCGCAGTCGCGGCAGGTCGCGGCCTTCGCGCAGATCGACTGGACGATCGTGCCCGACCTGACCTTCACCGGCGGCGGGCGCGTCCAGAACGAGCGGGTCAGCTACACCTTCCGCGACAATCTGGCGGGCACCGCCTTTGCGGGCCATGCCAGCGACACGGCGGGCACCTATCGCGGCACGCTGCGCTATGATTTCAGCCCGACGATCAACGGCTTCGTCACCTATGCGACGGGCTATAAGGGCCAGACCTACGACCTGACGACCGGCTTCAATCGCAACCGTGCGCTGGCCGGCCCGATCCGCCCCGAGCGGTCGCGGGACAAGGAACTGGGCATTCGCAGCCAGTTCCTCGACCGCCGCCTGACCGCCAACGTCACGCTGTTCGACACCAACTACCGCGACCTTCAGGCCCAGACGATCGAGACGCTGGCCGACGGTACGTCCAATTACCGCCTGACCAATGTCGGCAAACTCAACACCAAGGGCGTCGAGTTCGAAGGATCGATGCGGTTCAGCGACAGCTTCAACCTGGGCGGCGCCGTCACCTATCTCGACGCGAAATATACCGAGTTCGGTGTGGCGCAATGCTATCCGCTGCAGACGGCGGCGCAGGGCTGCACCGGCTCCCCCGCCAGCCAGAACCTGACCGACACCACCGCGATCCAGGCGCCCAAGTGGAAGTTCAACGCCAATCTGGATTACTCGCCGCGCCTGACCGCAACGACGCGCGGTGTCGCGCAGGTGAACTGGCAGTATCAGAGCAGCCTGTATTTCCAGGCACGCGATCCGCAGACCTTTCAGCCCGCCTTCAGCATCGTCAATGTCGGTCTGGGCGTGCGCGAGGAGGATCGCCGCTGGGAACTGGTCGCCTTCGTCAACAACCTGTTCGACAAGCAATATTACGGGTCGCTGGTGAACACGGCTGGCAATTTCGGCAACAATATCGCGACCCAGGCGGTGCTGCCGCGTGACTTCCGCCGCTATGCGGGTATGCGCCTCGGTCTGAACTTCTAA
- a CDS encoding alpha/beta hydrolase family protein encodes MRRVGLGLGLAAAALAVAATAQLPGAGQGDAPARPPVDAPELARLGRYPVGVQRSRFVQPGQADPLQGRDRPAIVDRELPLLIWYPAASAGRGITYKTALSGEDGQDVAFDLPGLASPDRPVAAGRFPLVILAHGYGNTPEVLSWLGENLASKGYVVVAPAFRDPPISIRTDAARAGPIARRPLDIAFVTAEAQARADQHKGIFAAADPTRTALIGYSMGGYGVLTVGGAPLNPAMGKLSRDILTPFAADWASELRANNLKAIVALAPAARFGAVPIWAGQGVGAVPVPTLIVVGDHDRVVGHEAVRALFTAPAPAPRYLLTFAQAGHSIALPPAPPAMRQRFWDMDWFEDAVWRKDRLLPIQTHFITAFLDRYVKGETGKDAYLNGLTVQSDAGRWPGAPVGRVAQYSPGPPASTVWNGFQPGRAVGMSFEYRPAPGWR; translated from the coding sequence ATGCGCCGGGTCGGTCTGGGCCTGGGGCTGGCGGCGGCGGCGCTCGCCGTCGCTGCCACGGCGCAGTTGCCGGGGGCTGGGCAGGGCGACGCCCCGGCCCGGCCGCCGGTCGATGCCCCCGAACTCGCCCGGCTGGGACGCTATCCGGTCGGCGTACAGCGCAGCCGGTTCGTCCAGCCGGGGCAGGCCGATCCGCTTCAAGGCAGGGACCGGCCCGCCATCGTCGATCGCGAGCTGCCGCTGCTGATCTGGTATCCGGCGGCCTCGGCGGGGCGGGGGATCACCTACAAGACCGCCTTGTCCGGCGAGGATGGCCAAGACGTGGCGTTCGACCTGCCCGGCCTGGCCTCACCCGACCGTCCTGTCGCGGCGGGTCGTTTCCCGCTGGTGATCCTGGCGCATGGTTATGGCAACACACCCGAAGTCCTGTCCTGGCTGGGTGAAAACCTGGCGAGCAAGGGCTATGTCGTCGTTGCCCCGGCCTTTCGCGATCCGCCGATCAGCATCCGCACCGATGCCGCTCGCGCCGGACCGATCGCCCGGCGACCGCTCGACATCGCCTTCGTCACCGCCGAGGCGCAGGCCCGCGCCGACCAGCATAAGGGCATATTCGCCGCCGCCGATCCGACACGGACCGCGCTGATCGGCTATTCCATGGGCGGTTACGGCGTGCTGACGGTCGGTGGCGCGCCGCTGAACCCGGCCATGGGCAAGCTCAGCCGGGATATCCTCACGCCCTTTGCCGCCGATTGGGCTAGCGAACTGCGCGCGAACAACCTCAAGGCCATCGTCGCGCTCGCCCCCGCCGCCCGCTTCGGCGCGGTGCCGATCTGGGCGGGGCAGGGGGTGGGCGCCGTGCCCGTGCCGACGCTGATCGTCGTCGGCGACCATGACCGCGTCGTCGGGCATGAGGCGGTGCGCGCCCTCTTCACGGCGCCCGCGCCTGCCCCGCGCTACCTGCTCACCTTCGCCCAAGCCGGGCACAGTATCGCGCTGCCCCCCGCACCTCCTGCGATGCGGCAGCGCTTCTGGGACATGGACTGGTTCGAGGATGCGGTGTGGCGGAAGGACCGGCTGCTCCCCATCCAGACTCATTTCATCACCGCCTTTCTCGACCGCTATGTGAAGGGTGAGACGGGCAAAGACGCCTATCTCAACGGGCTGACCGTGCAGTCGGACGCGGGCCGCTGGCCGGGCGCGCCGGTCGGTCGGGTGGCGCAGTATAGCCCCGGCCCGCCCGCCTCTACCGTGTGGAACGGGTTCCAGCCCGGCCGCGCGGTCGGCATGAGCTTCGAATATCGCCCCGCCCCCGGCTGGCGATGA
- a CDS encoding glycoside hydrolase family 2 protein: protein MGRTIWGYAVAGMMLATGTPLFAQDAAPRPGPVLAAADLRDGTDLSGPWHYSIDPFRSGISGFHGGMPDSGQQRWKDVDVRAEMAKDSRVLYEFDLPHSPLTSLPSSWLTQAPELRHYDGLMWYQRTFAAPAVRKGRYFLRFGAANYATIVYLNGKPVGKHEGGFTPFAFDITGLMRDGLNQVTVGVDSQATEATVPPPVTDWENYGGITRPVRLIQTPDTYVDDAWVRLTRDGRMVVDVHLDGPQAANRPVRLRIAELGLDRAGTTDANGDWRATMAAPRALVRWSPERPRLYDVAVTAGEDQWHDRIGFRTIERRGADILLNGKPIFLRGISMHEEELGVDPTRAMTRAASRALLSEIKDGLHGNFVRLAHYPHSDVTVRLADELGLIVWSEVPVYWRVAWSNPDTLNRARTMLAENILRDRNRASIAIWSVANETPMTDARNVFLRTLVGDVRRLDDTRLVSAALLVERGEGADHPVMTLADPLADALDVMAINTYNGWYTQDRLTDLARSEWRVPADKPLIFSEFGADARAGFHDPANKQKFSEDFQADYYRATLGMADHVPTLRGMSPWILKDFRSPRRQNPDFQQGWNRKGLISETGQRKEAFGVLSDYYGTKAGQR, encoded by the coding sequence ATGGGCAGGACCATTTGGGGATATGCCGTGGCGGGCATGATGCTGGCCACGGGTACGCCGCTCTTCGCACAGGATGCCGCGCCCCGGCCCGGTCCCGTTCTCGCAGCGGCCGATCTGCGCGACGGGACCGACCTGTCCGGTCCCTGGCATTATTCGATCGACCCGTTCCGCTCGGGCATTTCCGGGTTCCACGGCGGAATGCCCGATAGCGGGCAGCAGCGCTGGAAAGATGTCGACGTCCGCGCCGAAATGGCGAAGGACAGCCGCGTCCTCTACGAGTTCGATCTCCCCCATTCGCCACTGACCTCGCTGCCGTCGTCCTGGCTGACCCAGGCGCCCGAGCTTCGCCATTATGACGGGCTGATGTGGTATCAGCGGACCTTCGCCGCACCCGCCGTCCGCAAGGGGCGCTATTTCCTCCGTTTCGGCGCGGCCAATTATGCGACCATCGTCTATCTGAACGGCAAGCCGGTCGGAAAGCATGAGGGCGGCTTCACCCCCTTCGCCTTCGACATCACCGGTCTGATGCGCGACGGCCTCAACCAGGTCACGGTCGGTGTCGACAGCCAGGCGACCGAGGCGACGGTGCCGCCGCCCGTCACCGATTGGGAGAATTATGGCGGCATCACCCGCCCGGTCCGGCTGATCCAGACCCCGGATACCTATGTCGACGACGCCTGGGTCCGCCTGACCCGCGATGGTCGCATGGTGGTGGACGTTCATCTCGACGGCCCGCAGGCGGCGAACCGGCCGGTGCGGCTGCGCATCGCCGAGCTGGGGCTGGACCGCGCGGGCACGACCGACGCCAATGGCGACTGGCGCGCGACCATGGCTGCCCCTCGTGCGCTGGTCCGCTGGTCGCCCGAGCGGCCCCGGCTCTATGACGTGGCGGTCACGGCGGGCGAGGACCAATGGCACGACCGCATCGGCTTCCGCACCATCGAGCGGCGCGGGGCCGATATCCTGCTCAACGGCAAGCCGATCTTCCTGCGCGGCATTTCGATGCACGAGGAGGAACTGGGCGTCGATCCGACCCGCGCCATGACTCGGGCCGCTTCGCGCGCATTGCTCAGTGAGATCAAGGACGGGCTGCACGGCAATTTCGTCCGGCTGGCGCATTATCCGCATTCCGACGTCACGGTGCGGCTGGCCGACGAGCTGGGCCTGATCGTCTGGAGCGAGGTGCCGGTCTATTGGCGCGTCGCCTGGTCCAACCCGGACACGCTGAACCGTGCGCGGACGATGCTGGCCGAGAATATCCTGCGCGACCGCAACCGCGCCTCGATCGCGATCTGGAGCGTCGCCAACGAGACGCCCATGACCGATGCCCGCAACGTCTTCCTGCGCACCCTGGTCGGCGATGTCCGTCGGCTGGACGATACGCGGCTGGTCAGTGCCGCGCTGCTGGTCGAGCGGGGGGAGGGTGCCGATCATCCCGTGATGACGCTCGCCGATCCGCTGGCCGATGCGCTCGATGTCATGGCGATCAACACCTATAATGGCTGGTACACCCAGGATCGCCTGACCGATCTGGCGCGCAGCGAATGGCGCGTGCCCGCCGACAAGCCGCTGATCTTCTCCGAATTCGGCGCCGATGCGCGGGCGGGTTTCCACGATCCGGCGAACAAGCAGAAATTCTCTGAGGATTTCCAGGCCGATTATTACCGCGCCACGCTGGGCATGGCGGACCATGTACCGACCTTGCGCGGCATGTCGCCCTGGATTCTCAAGGACTTCCGCTCACCCCGCCGCCAGAATCCCGATTTCCAGCAGGGCTGGAACCGCAAGGGCCTGATCTCCGAAACCGGGCAGCGCAAGGAGGCGTTCGGGGTGCTGAGCGATTATTACGGAACCAAGGCGGGGCAGCGATAG
- a CDS encoding nucleoside deaminase: MTQDDEKWMRMAIEVARSKGSDPSTSPLGSVIVLDGRVLSAERNQTEELPDATAHAEMMAIRRACEGEGELELRGATLYSTLQPCGMCTMASIWSKVGRVVYGAGRDDVHPMYFEARHVDTLGFIADAYRDDIVIEGGCLREECAALYYPPDADLPEDEQANL; encoded by the coding sequence ATGACCCAGGACGACGAAAAATGGATGCGCATGGCGATCGAGGTGGCGCGGTCGAAGGGCTCCGATCCCTCGACCTCGCCGCTGGGCTCGGTGATCGTGCTGGACGGGCGAGTCCTGTCCGCCGAGCGCAACCAGACCGAGGAACTCCCCGATGCCACCGCCCATGCCGAGATGATGGCGATCCGCCGCGCCTGCGAAGGAGAGGGCGAACTCGAACTGCGCGGCGCCACGCTTTACTCGACGCTGCAACCCTGCGGCATGTGCACCATGGCGTCGATCTGGTCCAAGGTCGGGCGGGTCGTCTATGGCGCAGGCCGCGATGACGTCCACCCGATGTATTTCGAGGCACGGCATGTCGACACGCTGGGCTTCATCGCCGATGCCTATCGCGACGACATCGTGATCGAGGGCGGCTGCCTGCGCGAGGAATGCGCCGCGCTCTATTACCCGCCCGACGCCGACCTGCCCGAGGACGAACAGGCCAACCTGTAG